A genomic region of Exiguobacterium oxidotolerans JCM 12280 contains the following coding sequences:
- a CDS encoding ankyrin repeat domain-containing protein → MHDINETNQSIRQKEPVVRREHVYFWLLLLTSIVTACGILVLVIEFPMVGLMIVSGVVLVLGLVVMRKWIQLTTLRSEQIRVSDVLFYDLQSRVAHQAKELGLWRMPETYLIDHPQLTTPRVVYFLQKYTLLLPASYHSLDDTDEFLIIRELAHVKRNHHEKRLVLLLGSWVPFLRAAYVRACEETVDRMALRRVPRDVAVRGILSLTVGRAIVENLDMNAYITEKQAGASLATEIVQLFRKQPDVLRRLQATGIDAARRQTMRWVVRGLVMSGTLVALFGLAVVGRHVPQLFADLTTFVEQEAGIEQDLGETELMAAIQKGTLEEIEQLLPTSDMQAVDADGDTALHYLGYRKSSKGLEGVFDALIEAGSDVDAINDFGERPFITAVYSNNKELVALYLKQGEKMDQQDDDGYTPLHHAVEGEGKQTVKLLLEKGADPTIKNDEGYTPLMLAEEYELDDIILLLKQNVPQTL, encoded by the coding sequence ATGCACGACATCAATGAAACGAATCAATCAATCCGTCAAAAGGAACCGGTTGTAAGACGCGAGCATGTGTATTTTTGGTTGCTGCTCCTGACGTCAATCGTGACAGCATGCGGCATACTCGTTCTCGTCATCGAATTTCCGATGGTTGGACTGATGATAGTAAGTGGAGTGGTTTTAGTACTTGGACTGGTTGTGATGAGAAAGTGGATCCAGCTGACGACGTTACGGAGTGAACAAATTCGTGTAAGTGACGTCTTGTTTTACGATCTTCAATCCCGAGTCGCGCATCAAGCGAAAGAACTTGGACTTTGGCGGATGCCGGAGACCTATTTGATTGACCATCCACAGCTGACGACACCACGAGTTGTCTATTTTTTGCAAAAGTATACGCTGTTGCTTCCGGCATCGTACCATTCGCTTGACGATACCGATGAATTTTTGATCATCCGAGAACTCGCGCACGTCAAACGGAATCATCATGAAAAACGTCTTGTCCTCCTGCTCGGAAGCTGGGTGCCGTTTTTACGCGCGGCCTATGTACGTGCCTGTGAGGAAACGGTTGACCGGATGGCGCTTCGGCGGGTCCCGCGTGACGTTGCCGTACGTGGCATCCTCAGTTTGACGGTCGGTCGGGCGATTGTGGAAAATCTTGATATGAACGCCTACATAACAGAAAAACAAGCAGGCGCATCACTCGCGACAGAGATCGTGCAACTGTTTCGGAAGCAACCGGACGTCTTACGGCGTCTGCAAGCGACCGGAATCGATGCTGCACGTCGGCAGACGATGCGTTGGGTCGTCCGAGGGCTCGTCATGAGCGGAACGCTGGTCGCGCTCTTCGGGCTTGCTGTCGTCGGTCGACACGTCCCGCAACTGTTCGCTGACTTGACGACATTCGTCGAACAAGAAGCTGGAATTGAGCAGGACTTAGGTGAAACGGAACTGATGGCGGCAATCCAAAAGGGGACGCTCGAGGAAATCGAACAGCTGTTACCGACGAGTGATATGCAGGCCGTCGATGCGGACGGTGATACGGCCCTGCATTATCTCGGATACCGAAAGTCGAGTAAGGGGCTTGAAGGTGTATTTGACGCCTTGATTGAAGCAGGCAGCGACGTCGATGCGATCAACGACTTCGGGGAGCGACCGTTCATCACAGCCGTCTACAGCAATAACAAGGAACTGGTCGCCTTATACTTGAAGCAAGGTGAGAAAATGGATCAGCAAGACGATGACGGCTATACCCCACTTCACCATGCCGTCGAAGGTGAAGGCAAGCAGACCGTCAAGCTGTTGCTTGAGAAAGGGGCCGACCCGACGATTAAAAATGATGAAGGCTATACACCGTTAATGCTTGCGGAAGAATATGAACTCGACGACATCATTCTTTTACTGAAACAAAATGTACCGCAAACGTTATGA
- a CDS encoding VanZ family protein produces the protein MRRIPIAYITGGAILLALFGFSSMTYEQQSLIPFLTNHVPLGWVAAFSFVSFHYEVPISVAALGPAAFVEFFIRKGMHAGLFFVLGVSLVHLLRMRRYRPVPAAFFAFTTAMTVGVLDEFHQLLTGGRTPLVGDVLIDGSGAFVGILLYTGLRLFLKADRIVKTDYQRTS, from the coding sequence ATGCGCCGGATACCGATTGCCTATATCACAGGAGGCGCCATCCTGTTAGCGTTGTTTGGGTTTAGCTCGATGACGTATGAACAACAATCCTTGATTCCATTTTTGACGAACCATGTCCCGCTCGGCTGGGTCGCTGCGTTTTCGTTCGTCTCGTTTCATTATGAAGTCCCAATCAGTGTCGCAGCCCTCGGACCGGCGGCATTCGTCGAGTTCTTCATCCGTAAAGGGATGCATGCGGGTCTGTTTTTTGTCCTCGGTGTCAGTCTAGTCCACTTGTTGCGGATGCGACGTTATCGCCCGGTCCCCGCTGCCTTTTTTGCTTTTACGACAGCAATGACCGTCGGCGTGCTCGATGAGTTCCATCAACTCTTGACCGGTGGACGGACGCCACTCGTCGGTGACGTCTTGATTGACGGGAGCGGGGCATTCGTCGGGATTTTGCTTTACACGGGACTCCGACTTTTCCTGAAGGCGGACCGGATCGTCAAAACGGACTATCAACGAACGAGCTAA
- a CDS encoding fatty acid desaturase, with translation MSKEKIAQLRKHVSPFEKADIKASVRQMINTILPLLVAWFLAYQALKISVWLAVPLAIIAAGFVVRTFIIFHDCTHGSFFKNKKANAIVGTITGILTLFPYEKWKREHSIHHASSGNLDKRGVGDIWVMTIEEYVEASKWTRLKYRLYRNPLVMFGLGPLLLILVVSRFNRKDARKKERINTHVINASLVVLYAVMIYIVGWQAFLIIQGTTMFTAGVLGIWLFYVQHTFEDSYFEDESEWDYVKAAIEGSSYYELPKVLQWVTGNIGFHHVHHLSPRVPNYHLEKAHTATPPLQKATTIGLFSSLKSLRYKLYDAKNKTFVTFREVKHLLREPKTSVS, from the coding sequence ATGAGTAAAGAAAAAATCGCCCAGCTTCGTAAACATGTCTCGCCGTTTGAAAAGGCAGACATTAAAGCGAGTGTCAGGCAGATGATCAACACGATCCTGCCGTTGCTCGTCGCTTGGTTTCTCGCCTACCAAGCACTCAAAATCTCAGTCTGGCTTGCGGTTCCGCTTGCGATCATCGCAGCCGGGTTCGTCGTCCGGACATTCATCATCTTCCATGACTGTACGCACGGGTCATTCTTCAAAAACAAGAAAGCAAATGCGATCGTCGGGACGATTACAGGAATCTTGACGTTGTTCCCATACGAAAAATGGAAACGCGAGCATTCGATCCACCATGCGTCGAGTGGAAATCTCGACAAACGTGGCGTCGGTGACATTTGGGTCATGACGATCGAAGAGTATGTCGAAGCATCGAAATGGACACGGTTGAAGTATCGTCTCTACCGGAACCCGCTCGTCATGTTCGGTCTCGGACCATTGCTGTTGATTCTCGTCGTCAGCCGCTTCAATCGTAAGGACGCACGAAAAAAAGAACGCATCAACACACACGTCATCAATGCGTCACTCGTTGTGTTGTATGCCGTCATGATTTATATCGTCGGCTGGCAGGCCTTCTTGATCATTCAAGGAACAACGATGTTCACAGCGGGCGTGCTCGGGATTTGGTTATTCTACGTCCAGCATACGTTCGAAGATTCGTATTTCGAGGATGAAAGCGAATGGGACTACGTCAAAGCGGCGATCGAAGGAAGCTCGTACTACGAGTTGCCGAAAGTCTTACAGTGGGTGACAGGAAACATCGGCTTCCATCACGTCCATCACTTAAGTCCCCGTGTTCCGAACTATCATCTAGAAAAAGCCCATACGGCGACACCACCCCTTCAAAAAGCAACGACGATCGGCTTATTCTCGAGTCTGAAGTCGCTTCGTTATAAACTATATGATGCTAAAAATAAAACGTTCGTGACGTTCCGCGAAGTCAAACATCTGTTGCGTGAACCGAAAACATCTGTATCTTAA
- a CDS encoding FAD-dependent oxidoreductase, whose product MKRLDGFPTSYWRTSIEHETYPKLETDSTTDIVIIGAGIAGLVAAVQLIDSGYAVTLLEADQVASGTTGYTTAKVSSQHGLIYDQLIQTIGQEKARLYFQANEEAIGFLREQVERLGIDCELETQDAYLYVASSKEKVSQLEKEIEAYARLGMDGGEATVEVQAKLPYPVEKAVVLRHQAQFHPVKYLQGLARYFTANGGKLYERTRAMSVETKRTPTVIVENGRKIEAQKIIVASHFPFNDLKGLYFSKLEVHRSYIVSGFVDATFPDGMFMSADQPSRSLRHAKTADGRTLGFFGGENHLSGHETHTRANYQTLAQFAETEFGVEAIEQFWSAQDLISLDKVPYVGQMTSDDSNLFVATGFAKWGMTNGIAAGRLLADLLTGKSNRYRSLFDPNRSKLSKQDAKQFVKNNADVALELVKGKVARGEKEAEALARDEGGLVRHDGKTVGGYRDASGELHLVKTTCTHLGCDVKWNDGERSWDCPCHGSRFDYEGNVLEGPAVKPLKRM is encoded by the coding sequence ATGAAGCGACTTGACGGATTTCCAACATCATACTGGCGCACTTCGATTGAACATGAAACGTATCCGAAACTAGAAACAGACAGTACGACAGACATCGTCATCATCGGTGCCGGCATCGCAGGACTCGTCGCAGCGGTCCAGTTGATTGATTCCGGATACGCCGTGACGCTGCTTGAAGCGGATCAAGTCGCGAGCGGGACGACCGGATATACGACAGCAAAAGTCTCATCGCAACACGGATTGATTTATGATCAATTGATTCAGACGATCGGTCAAGAGAAAGCGCGCCTCTATTTTCAAGCGAATGAAGAGGCGATTGGGTTTTTACGTGAGCAGGTCGAACGACTCGGCATCGACTGCGAGCTTGAGACGCAGGATGCGTACCTGTACGTCGCGTCCTCAAAAGAAAAGGTCAGTCAACTCGAAAAAGAAATCGAAGCCTATGCCCGACTCGGAATGGACGGGGGAGAGGCGACGGTGGAAGTGCAAGCGAAGTTGCCCTATCCGGTTGAAAAAGCAGTCGTCTTACGTCATCAAGCCCAGTTCCACCCCGTCAAGTACTTACAAGGACTCGCCCGCTACTTCACCGCAAACGGTGGTAAGCTATACGAACGGACACGGGCCATGTCGGTCGAGACAAAACGGACGCCGACCGTCATCGTTGAGAACGGACGTAAAATCGAAGCGCAAAAAATCATCGTCGCTTCGCATTTCCCGTTCAATGATTTAAAAGGGCTCTATTTTTCAAAACTCGAAGTTCACCGGTCGTACATCGTCTCCGGCTTCGTCGATGCAACGTTCCCGGACGGCATGTTCATGAGTGCCGATCAACCGAGTCGCTCCCTCCGGCATGCAAAGACGGCCGATGGACGAACGCTCGGTTTCTTCGGTGGGGAAAACCATTTGTCGGGACACGAGACGCATACGAGAGCCAATTACCAAACGTTGGCGCAGTTCGCGGAAACCGAGTTCGGGGTCGAAGCAATCGAACAGTTTTGGTCGGCGCAAGATTTGATTTCGCTCGATAAAGTCCCCTATGTCGGTCAAATGACGAGTGACGATTCGAATCTGTTCGTCGCAACAGGATTCGCCAAGTGGGGGATGACGAACGGGATCGCGGCAGGTCGTCTCTTAGCCGATCTATTGACCGGGAAATCAAACCGCTACCGGTCCTTGTTCGATCCGAACCGGTCGAAGTTGAGCAAGCAGGACGCGAAACAGTTCGTCAAAAACAATGCCGATGTCGCGCTTGAACTCGTCAAAGGGAAAGTCGCACGTGGCGAGAAAGAGGCGGAGGCGTTAGCACGCGACGAAGGTGGACTCGTCCGCCATGACGGGAAAACGGTCGGCGGGTACCGGGACGCGTCAGGCGAACTGCATCTCGTCAAGACGACCTGTACGCACCTCGGCTGCGACGTCAAATGGAATGACGGGGAACGGTCATGGGATTGTCCGTGTCATGGCTCACGGTTCGATTACGAAGGAAATGTGCTCGAAGGGCCAGCCGTTAAGCCACTGAAAAGAATGTAA
- a CDS encoding HNH endonuclease has translation MAFIKQAFRITGQITGTVIGTPVKLIGKQIGSEFIEDIGKTVKSASVNTGTLLGGAAEGTWNTVSGLAKKDDDQLQEGLGELKRTGSQGARGISQAVTSTVQNSRDVIGGIRDEDKERIVRGAKGLGKTVAVATLTVGVLDLVDIIDPLDAEAASPDTVPDETAHYIETRNDELLDSSHPVTGVEFHEQSIELPSGEHLIGVFPSFDAVSEVQLNEGMYLESDYVQFSYANAELAHQIDAQTGLENQFTDAQIEQIYLNQTPDGYTWHHSETPGSLQLVEEEAHAHTGHTGGRELWGGGETFR, from the coding sequence ATGGCATTTATTAAACAAGCCTTTCGTATTACCGGTCAAATTACCGGAACGGTCATTGGAACTCCCGTCAAACTGATCGGCAAACAAATCGGGAGTGAATTCATCGAAGATATCGGAAAAACCGTTAAATCAGCTTCTGTTAACACAGGTACTCTTCTAGGCGGCGCTGCGGAAGGGACCTGGAATACCGTGTCTGGTTTAGCTAAAAAAGACGACGATCAACTCCAAGAGGGGCTAGGAGAACTAAAACGAACGGGATCACAAGGGGCTCGCGGCATCTCTCAAGCTGTCACTTCTACAGTACAAAATAGTCGTGATGTGATTGGCGGGATTCGTGACGAAGATAAGGAACGTATCGTCCGTGGTGCAAAGGGACTCGGTAAAACGGTTGCAGTAGCGACACTTACTGTCGGCGTACTGGATTTAGTCGACATCATCGATCCTCTGGACGCGGAAGCTGCGTCTCCCGACACGGTACCTGACGAAACAGCGCACTACATCGAAACACGCAATGATGAGTTACTCGACAGCTCACATCCTGTGACAGGCGTCGAGTTCCACGAACAGTCGATTGAATTACCTTCCGGCGAACATTTGATAGGTGTGTTCCCTTCATTCGATGCTGTCTCTGAAGTCCAATTGAACGAAGGCATGTACCTAGAGTCAGACTATGTTCAGTTTTCGTATGCAAATGCGGAGCTCGCACATCAAATTGATGCTCAAACAGGACTTGAAAATCAATTCACCGATGCCCAAATTGAACAAATCTACTTAAATCAGACACCGGACGGATATACATGGCATCACAGCGAAACGCCAGGCAGTCTACAACTTGTTGAAGAAGAAGCACATGCTCATACGGGTCATACAGGTGGTCGTGAACTGTGGGGCGGCGGAGAAACGTTCCGATAA
- a CDS encoding Ig-like domain-containing protein, translated as MRERYLLLILPMIYGLVVSSTSVSASMNDVILPSANQVSLLENRVLENEEILPEVYASRGSGIEYAGEEVELRATNNAKVYYTTDGTVPTIKSNIYSKPIGLNGRVNLRFFAMDESGNKSEVVEEEYYTYSVDEKIENEETMVGFGVPGMKITVNKHGESIGQTIIGQTGKFKIEFERQPVNTVLTIVAEIDGYIHDRHQVQVWDDTPPKFIVPLEIPDNVLILTGQSEVGATISISDFENEDRFLGEGKVKSDGTFKIPFKRPEGNKISAISTDENGTQHQVTITLKDVTAPIISSISPIDDKQRMFYVIAEGGNSLIEVFKEGKRIAFTKTSASRDQDAYYFTIEKQKAGTVLSIIITDPSGNKSKSYQAVVKDATPPSVPKVAPFSDAMTTLTGSAENKSTVIIMNKNKKIGQATSKAGKFSVKLAAQKAGTTLTIYALDAAKNKSQSVQLKVADKTAPPVPKVGAITTKTTSLNGKTEPRAVVYLYKGKTKLASTTANAKGMYKLIFKAQSNGTKLSLYAVDRAKNKSKTKSITVSVFKKSNATYLKEHYTAAKKGTMYKAEAKLYDRMKINGKDAVYGIDSTGCCVFGKVKDDFIYGTIGYDEKYPNHVGDIMTIPSFDQRKIKWTEFIDALGKPKVHRKTSKNEWYDMVYAINRKVTMSYELAGTIEYKPTGKTTFWADYDYNGYVRAFGLRHF; from the coding sequence ATGCGAGAACGTTATTTATTATTAATCCTTCCGATGATTTATGGATTAGTCGTTTCATCTACTTCAGTAAGTGCATCTATGAATGATGTAATTTTACCCTCGGCAAATCAAGTATCTCTTCTAGAGAATAGAGTCTTGGAAAACGAGGAAATATTACCAGAAGTCTATGCATCACGTGGAAGTGGTATTGAATACGCTGGGGAAGAAGTCGAATTAAGAGCAACGAACAATGCTAAAGTTTATTACACAACGGATGGGACCGTACCTACGATAAAAAGTAATATTTATTCCAAACCTATCGGATTAAACGGTAGAGTGAATCTTCGCTTCTTCGCAATGGATGAATCGGGCAATAAGTCTGAGGTGGTCGAAGAAGAATATTACACGTATTCTGTTGATGAAAAAATAGAGAATGAAGAAACGATGGTTGGATTTGGTGTACCGGGTATGAAAATCACAGTGAATAAACATGGTGAGTCGATTGGTCAAACAATTATCGGTCAAACCGGCAAATTCAAAATCGAGTTTGAGCGTCAACCCGTTAATACTGTGCTGACGATTGTTGCCGAAATCGATGGTTACATACACGACCGGCATCAAGTGCAGGTCTGGGACGATACACCACCGAAGTTTATTGTTCCGCTCGAAATACCGGATAATGTTTTGATATTAACAGGACAATCAGAAGTCGGAGCGACTATCTCCATCTCTGATTTTGAGAACGAAGATCGATTTTTAGGTGAAGGGAAAGTAAAAAGCGATGGTACGTTTAAAATTCCATTTAAACGACCAGAAGGAAATAAAATCTCCGCTATTTCGACGGATGAAAATGGGACGCAACATCAAGTGACCATTACACTGAAAGATGTTACGGCGCCTATTATCAGTTCAATCAGTCCGATTGACGACAAGCAACGAATGTTTTATGTGATTGCTGAAGGTGGAAACTCATTGATTGAAGTATTTAAAGAAGGCAAGCGTATTGCTTTTACTAAAACGAGCGCTTCGCGGGACCAAGATGCTTATTATTTCACGATTGAGAAACAAAAGGCAGGAACAGTTCTGTCCATCATCATTACAGATCCGTCAGGTAATAAAAGTAAGTCGTACCAAGCAGTCGTTAAGGATGCGACACCTCCTTCTGTACCAAAAGTTGCCCCATTTTCCGATGCGATGACAACGTTGACTGGTTCAGCGGAAAATAAGAGTACGGTCATCATTATGAATAAAAACAAGAAAATCGGCCAAGCAACAAGCAAAGCAGGAAAATTTTCAGTGAAACTTGCAGCACAAAAAGCGGGAACCACATTGACTATTTATGCACTAGATGCTGCTAAAAATAAGAGTCAGTCGGTCCAACTAAAAGTAGCAGATAAAACAGCTCCACCTGTTCCGAAAGTAGGGGCTATAACGACGAAGACGACAAGCTTGAATGGGAAAACGGAACCTAGGGCAGTCGTGTATCTCTATAAAGGCAAAACAAAACTTGCCAGTACAACAGCAAATGCTAAAGGTATGTATAAACTTATCTTTAAAGCCCAATCGAATGGAACAAAATTATCACTGTATGCTGTAGATCGTGCAAAAAATAAAAGTAAAACAAAATCTATTACGGTTAGTGTCTTTAAAAAAAGCAATGCAACCTATTTGAAAGAGCATTATACTGCTGCGAAAAAAGGCACGATGTATAAGGCGGAAGCGAAGTTATATGACCGAATGAAAATTAATGGGAAGGATGCCGTGTATGGAATCGACAGTACGGGATGCTGTGTATTCGGGAAAGTTAAAGATGATTTTATATACGGAACGATTGGTTATGACGAAAAATATCCAAATCATGTAGGCGATATCATGACTATCCCTTCGTTTGACCAACGAAAAATTAAGTGGACGGAATTCATTGATGCACTTGGGAAACCGAAAGTACATCGAAAGACTTCAAAAAATGAATGGTACGATATGGTGTACGCTATAAATCGGAAAGTCACAATGAGTTATGAACTGGCAGGTACAATCGAATACAAGCCTACGGGTAAAACGACATTTTGGGCAGACTACGATTACAACGGATATGTAAGAGCATTTGGGCTTCGTCATTTTTAA